Proteins found in one ANME-2 cluster archaeon genomic segment:
- a CDS encoding ribose 1,5-bisphosphate isomerase gives MDNVLDIARKIQTMEIRGAGTIARAAAGALKEYAGQLEERSVEKFNTRLSHAAKILVATRPTAVSLPNAVRMIMGYTGDTVDEARNDLIRRADLFIESSKEATERIGAIGSRRISDGDTIMTHCNSQAAISVIAQAHKAGKNINVIATESRPRRQGLLTITQLNELGISTSLIVDSAVRYFMKDVDIVVVGADAVTANGSVINKIGTSQLAMAANESRTNVIVAAETYKFSPRTLLGEMVEIEERDVSEVLDSEKLSALLHVNVRNPAFDVTPSEYIDVICTEVGAISPEMSYIIIRDILGWDIKDMLDGEMKTARD, from the coding sequence ATGGACAACGTACTTGATATCGCAAGAAAGATTCAGACAATGGAAATTAGGGGTGCTGGAACCATAGCCAGGGCAGCGGCAGGTGCGCTTAAAGAATATGCAGGGCAACTTGAAGAGAGGTCGGTTGAGAAGTTCAACACAAGACTGTCACATGCAGCCAAAATACTGGTAGCCACCCGCCCCACTGCTGTCTCGCTACCTAATGCTGTCAGGATGATAATGGGATATACCGGTGACACTGTGGATGAGGCAAGAAACGACCTCATCAGGCGGGCAGACCTGTTTATTGAATCATCAAAAGAGGCAACTGAGAGAATAGGAGCAATTGGCAGCAGGCGTATTAGCGATGGTGATACCATAATGACCCATTGCAACAGCCAGGCTGCCATATCGGTGATAGCACAGGCACACAAGGCCGGTAAGAATATAAACGTGATAGCTACCGAAAGCAGACCACGACGGCAGGGCCTGCTTACCATTACCCAGCTTAACGAACTGGGTATCAGTACGTCATTGATCGTGGATTCAGCTGTACGGTATTTTATGAAGGATGTGGATATTGTGGTGGTAGGTGCTGACGCGGTCACTGCGAATGGCAGTGTGATAAATAAGATAGGCACTTCCCAGCTGGCAATGGCTGCCAACGAGAGCAGGACGAACGTGATAGTAGCAGCTGAGACGTATAAGTTCAGTCCACGCACCCTGCTGGGTGAGATGGTGGAGATAGAGGAGAGGGATGTATCAGAGGTTTTGGACAGCGAGAAATTGTCAGCTCTGTTGCATGTCAATGTAAGGAATCCGGCTTTTGATGTCACACCTTCAGAGTATATTGATGTAATATGTACTGAGGTAGGAGCTATCTCGCCTGAGATGAGCTATATTATTATTCGAGATATACTGGGATGGGACATCAAAGACATGCTGGATGGTGAAATGAAAACTGCGCGCGATTAA
- the larE gene encoding ATP-dependent sacrificial sulfur transferase LarE, with protein MFPKSSSVQHETTGSRIHARIEEVKNYLRKFDGVLVAFSGGVDSSVLTALAYQALGIRSIAVTAQSQTLPGRELESAKRTAKDIGIRHIVIPYNELDEPGFAQNPVDRCYHCKTGLFRALGALADELGFAAVADGTNASELTGHRPGHMAAIEQHILTPFADMGITKDEIRQMGRSLGLDAWDKPSQACLSSRFPYGNIITEEGLKQVEQAEEILIDLGIEQYRVRHHGDIARIEVPELYFSRIMDNKDTIIIRFKELGYTYITLDLEGFRSGSFDVSI; from the coding sequence ATGTTTCCCAAGTCCTCTTCGGTGCAACATGAAACAACAGGTTCCCGTATCCATGCGAGGATAGAAGAGGTCAAGAATTACCTCAGGAAATTCGACGGTGTACTTGTAGCGTTCAGCGGTGGCGTGGACAGCAGTGTCCTGACAGCACTGGCATACCAGGCACTGGGCATCAGGTCAATAGCTGTTACCGCGCAAAGCCAGACCCTGCCCGGCCGTGAACTTGAAAGTGCAAAGAGAACGGCAAAGGATATCGGTATCAGACATATTGTTATTCCGTATAATGAACTTGACGAGCCTGGATTTGCACAAAACCCTGTTGACAGATGTTATCACTGCAAGACCGGCCTGTTCAGGGCATTGGGAGCACTGGCTGATGAATTGGGTTTTGCTGCTGTAGCAGACGGTACGAACGCCTCCGAACTTACCGGGCACAGACCGGGTCACATGGCAGCCATAGAACAGCATATATTAACCCCATTTGCCGATATGGGCATAACCAAGGATGAGATACGTCAGATGGGACGCTCGCTGGGACTGGATGCATGGGATAAACCCTCACAGGCATGCCTGTCCAGCCGGTTCCCTTATGGCAACATTATTACTGAGGAAGGGTTAAAACAGGTTGAACAGGCAGAAGAGATTCTTATTGACCTGGGGATTGAACAGTACAGGGTACGTCATCATGGTGACATTGCACGCATTGAAGTTCCGGAACTTTATTTTAGTAGAATTATGGACAATAAAGATACTATTATAATCCGCTTTAAAGAACTGGGTTATACTTACATTACTCTTGACCTGGAGGGGTTTAGAAGCGGAAGTTTCGATGTTTCTATTTAG
- the ftsY gene encoding signal recognition particle-docking protein FtsY has product MFNNLKQKLSGLKDTFGNVLDKKADEASEVGTIEEPALSPDIIREKKDKSTSIGDKAKALLMRREFIINEKSLEQPLWDLEMALLESDVAMPVAEEVVAFVKEELTGTSFKIGENKGKIIEQALKNALIRVLSVEELDFDDFVRSADKPVTVAFVGVNGTGKTTSIAKVTKRLLKNGHSVVIAAADTFRAGAIDQIQHHADKLGVKLIKHQEGSDPAAVVYDAVEYARARHIDVVLADTAGRMHTNINLMDQLKKICRVAPPDLVIFVDEAIAGNDAVERAALFNNAVPVDGNILTKADADSKGGAAISVAYATGKPILFLGVGQEYDDMVKFDPQWLVDRLFE; this is encoded by the coding sequence ATGTTTAATAATCTTAAACAAAAGCTGAGCGGACTTAAGGATACATTTGGCAATGTATTAGACAAAAAAGCGGATGAAGCTTCTGAAGTTGGGACTATTGAAGAACCTGCCCTTTCACCCGATATTATACGGGAAAAAAAAGACAAATCCACCTCTATAGGGGATAAAGCAAAAGCCCTGTTGATGCGGCGTGAATTCATCATTAATGAAAAGTCACTGGAACAACCACTCTGGGACCTTGAGATGGCACTGCTTGAGAGCGATGTTGCCATGCCGGTAGCAGAAGAAGTCGTTGCTTTTGTCAAAGAGGAACTTACAGGCACCAGTTTCAAGATCGGAGAGAATAAAGGTAAGATCATTGAGCAGGCGCTGAAGAATGCACTTATCAGGGTATTAAGTGTGGAAGAACTGGATTTTGATGATTTTGTCAGGTCTGCTGACAAACCGGTTACTGTGGCTTTCGTAGGCGTGAACGGTACCGGGAAGACCACTTCGATTGCCAAGGTTACGAAGCGTCTGTTAAAGAATGGACATTCTGTTGTGATAGCAGCAGCGGATACCTTCAGGGCAGGTGCTATTGACCAGATACAGCATCATGCAGACAAACTTGGTGTAAAACTTATTAAACATCAGGAAGGGAGCGACCCGGCTGCAGTTGTCTATGATGCCGTGGAATATGCCAGAGCCCGACATATAGATGTGGTGCTGGCCGATACTGCAGGGCGGATGCATACCAATATTAATCTGATGGACCAGCTGAAGAAAATATGCAGGGTAGCTCCTCCGGACCTGGTTATATTTGTTGACGAGGCAATTGCAGGTAATGATGCAGTTGAACGTGCTGCTCTTTTCAATAATGCTGTGCCGGTTGACGGGAACATACTTACCAAGGCGGATGCGGATTCAAAAGGGGGTGCAGCCATTTCAGTGGCTTATGCCACTGGCAAGCCAATACTATTTTTGGGTGTAGGGCAGGAATACGATGATATGGTGAAATTTGACCCGCAATGGCTGGTAGACAGGCTTTTTGAGTGA
- the pfdA gene encoding prefoldin subunit alpha translates to MASRKPLSEQDIQNMAAQHQQMQYQAESAVQQLNFVGDSINDVTKAINTLTEFESVNDGHEIFLPIGAGVNVKANLVMPENVVIQVGAGISVEKNIAQAKTMLDSRKEELTKYQGSIQTSLSELTNRMKEIETVLNSVVRQQQAATTSSKQGS, encoded by the coding sequence TTGGCTTCCCGTAAACCGCTCTCTGAACAGGATATTCAGAATATGGCAGCTCAGCATCAACAGATGCAGTACCAGGCAGAATCTGCGGTCCAGCAATTGAACTTTGTCGGTGATAGTATCAATGATGTCACAAAAGCCATTAACACCCTGACCGAATTTGAAAGTGTAAATGATGGACATGAGATCTTTTTACCCATTGGTGCTGGTGTCAATGTGAAAGCCAATCTGGTTATGCCCGAGAACGTGGTCATACAGGTCGGAGCAGGGATAAGTGTGGAAAAGAACATTGCACAGGCAAAAACCATGCTGGATAGTCGTAAAGAAGAACTTACCAAATACCAGGGAAGTATTCAAACCAGTCTCAGTGAACTTACAAACCGCATGAAAGAGATTGAAACGGTCCTGAATTCTGTTGTTCGCCAGCAACAGGCAGCGACCACTTCGAGTAAGCAGGGTTCATAG